Genomic DNA from Brassica rapa cultivar Chiifu-401-42 chromosome A04, CAAS_Brap_v3.01, whole genome shotgun sequence:
TGCGTTGCCTTTGCCGTCAATGAATCCTTAACGCGGTGTCCGAATCAGAGCGAGGCCGTGCTCTATTACGATGAGTGTACGCTCAGATACTCTCACCGGAATATTCTCTCGACCCTGAGAACCGATGGTGGATATACCTTGCCTAACGTCAATAATATTCCACGTAATCAGCAAGACCGGTTCCGAGATTTGGTTTTGGCCACCCTGAACCAAGCGGCAACCAAAGCAGTGGCTAGTTCCCGAAAATTCGATGCGAGAAAAGTCAATTTTACTGCCTTGCAGAGTTTGTACGGACTTGTTCAGTGCACTCCTGATTTGACGGGGAAAGACTGTTTGCGTTGTCTGCAAACGTCCATCAATCAGTTACCCACTGAGAGAACTGGGGCAAGACTTCTTTTGCCTAGCTGTGGTTCAAGATACGAGCTTTACCCGTTTTACAACGAATCTGCTGTTACGACACAAACCAACTAAATACCATCCATACATATCATATGCATTTCACTTCCACCTGTCATTTTATTTCAATTTATCAAATAAAGTTGTGGTTCTTATGTTTTTGGACAAACCACACGTTTCCATTTCCTTTTGTGATTTCAGTTTGTAGGAGTTGGCCTCCAATATAATTTGATCAAGAAATAAATTCAGTTGAATTATCCATATGCAGTCACTATCCGTAGACATGCCATCTAAATGTTATTCTTCGGCATCTAAAcgttattcttttttttgttctttcacAACTCAAAAAGAATCTTAAAGAAAgttgggaaaattgtttttttagagcaaaaaaatgataactatgtccctttagactaatctcatATACTTTATGTTCCATTAggctaattattttcaaaatgacaataatgcccttaaaattgtaatttttaaatataataaataatgaatttgtttttttgtttttttttaaatcgattttttcaaaatatgaatgtgaatattcccaaatatttttgtttccatatttttaggaactgatttttTATCCGTAGAATATAACTAATCTGTAGAAATCGATTTCTACagatttttagaattatagtaatgtgtagattttgatttctacattttttagatttacagtaaatctgtagaagtcggtttctacgtgttttagatttatactaatgtgtagattttgatttctaaagattttagatcagtaggttaagcgcggaatgtgtattctaaatatttttagaatactcttatttatgtagatcacatattctaaacatcgtagattcaatgaaaaaagtagatttcgttttctacttcgtagaatgtcatttctactttatttagaacataatctgaaatttattatttaaactgaaaaaataccactaagttcatataggtattttatcaatagttaccatttttccaaaaaaaaattgtttgtaaaaatatttattaaatttattttaaaaaatattaaagggtattATAGACAAAACTGGCACAAAATAAGTATTAGTCTAAAAGGACATAGTTGTTATAAATCATGAGTGGATTGCTACTAACCAAGACAAGGAAGAATGGCCCATCAGGCCACGACCAGCCCAAGCCGCGGCCGCATCCggaggagagagagtcggccACACTTTGGCCGACTATAGATCTAGGatgttttccttttctcttcatgtttatctttaagtaattttttatttcctttgtATTTAGGATTTATACTCTTTCCTTTTATCTCTTCCTTGTAACCCCTATATAAGGGAACACATTATTCAGAAATTAGACACACGAATTCCCCATTCTTTTACAACACATTATCAGCACGATAGCCTCTAAAACCCTGAGACCAAAACAGAAACCTAAAAGCTTAAAACCGGCGACTCCATCTTAAATCCTAGACGTTCTTCGTCCGTTCTAAAACCTAGACGTCCTCAAATTCCCGAACGTCCTCAGCTCCCGATCGCGTCCTCAGCTCGCACCCGAGAAGAACGCGTCCGTCCTCAGATCGCGTCCGAGACACCTCACGCCCGAGACAAGCTCGCGTCCGTCCTCAGCTCGCGTCCGACCCCGTCCGCGACCCGATAGGAGACAGCAAGCGTCCGTCCGTCTCATCTCAAAGTTTCATCCGTTCTTTGGTGGTCTGGTTCTAAACCTCTACAAACAAAGGTATACCGTGATCTGAAAACCTAGATAGAAATAAAACCCTTATCCATTATTATAGAAACTTTGTTCTTGATGAAAACCTAGAAACTACATAATTAAAATCTACAAATCTCATAACTAGTAACATGAATGATTCCACTAGAACATGATTGATTGTTTAAATTGTTTCTGATCTGAAATTGAGAAACCCTAATGATggaatcgaaaaccctaaacctaagaAGCTAGAATCTGATTTAAAGTtgtttttgtttgattgatTTTTGATTGATCTGAGGTTTAGGATTGTTAGATTGATTGAAATAATCTGACCTAGAATTCAAATCCTTAAGGCCTTGAAACCTTAATCTAAGATTGCTAGAGTTTAGATTGAAAACCCTAGTTTTATAAAAGAAGTAAAACGGATTGATTAAAGTTATTACATGAATCTGAATATGGAATTGTATTCatactgttttaataatatCGACCAGCATGTAGATCACACAAACTTAAGATTGTTTGCATTAGTAGATCTTCATGGCCGTGTGGCCTTATGTTTGATAGCACCATGGTCGATTAGTATTGTTTGATTTCCATAAATGCATAAGACTTGTTGTGGCCGAGCTTGCTGATTATCATGCGGCCACATGATCACATTGTGAACCTGAAATTTGAATGATAATGTGATTCAGATGTCGAAAATAGCAAACAGAGACTATGCAGCCCTTAATCTCTCCGGAGACAACTACTTGCAGTGGGCGCTAGATACAAATATCAGCTTAAGGTCAAAGGGACTTGGTGATACTATCACCAAGGACAACAATGAGAATGAAAAGAATAGATACAGGGCTATAAGCTTTATACGCCATCATCTCATTGAAGGTCTGAAAGATCAGTACATGACAATTGAAAATCCACTAGACCTTTGGAATGCTTTACAGCATAGATATGATCACCAGAAAACGGTGTTACTCCCAAAGGCTAGGAATGACTGGATGAATCTCAGATTCTTAGATTTCAAGTCAGTGGATGAGTAtaattcagccttgttcaaaaCAGTTTCGATACTAAGGCTTTGTGGTGAAGAAGTAACCGAAGAGGAGTTGCTTGAAAAGACCTACACTACGTTCCATCAGTCGAACATGATACTGCAACAGCAGTACAGAGTGAAAGGTTTCGCCACATATACTGATTTGATCTCGTGCCTGCTCTTGGCCGAGGCAAACAATGAGCTTCTGATGAAGAACAGTGAAGCCAGACCTGTTGGAACAGCAGCATTGCCCGAAGCCCATGAGGTTGAAAAGAAAGATCCCAAAGAATGCAACTACGCCCAAGATAATAGAAGATCACACGGCAATGTCCGTAGTGGATACAAGAGGTGTGGCCGTGACAACTACTCAAACGGCCGAGACAACTACTCGACCGGCCGAAAAGGAAACCACAATAACTGTGGTCGTGGTTCCAATTACGGCCGTGGCCGAGGTAGTTATGGCCGAGGTCGAGGCGGCATATCCAAACCGTCTTACTCGACCAAGTCCGTTTGTCACAGGTGTGGGATGGACAACCGTTGGGCCAAGAATTGTAGAACCCCTAAGCACCTATGTGAACTATATCAAGAGAGTCTCAAGAACAAGAACCCGGAGGCTCACATGGCTCACAATTCCGGATATGATGCTGATAATGAATCCGACTTTGCTAATGATGACCTAATGGATTTTGAGACTTCTGATTGTCTCAAAGACTAGATTTCGAATCACTTGTCTTATTGCTTTATGATTGCtttggtgtttttattttattgtttggtGTTATGACTTTTATAATAAGAAAGTTTTCAAAGTTTTATAAAGTCTCTAagattagaaattttattaCTTATAGAAATGAATGATGAAAAGAGTATACTTGTGGTGGATAGTGGCACAAGTCACACAATACTTAGAGACAAAAGATACTTCATGAATCTCATAATGCAGAGTGCAAAAGTACACACCATTTCGGGTGAGGCCAGCCTGATTGAAGGTCACGGCCAGGCCTATGTATTGATGCCCAAGGGCACTCATCTAGAGATCAAAACTGCCTTGTATTCCCCAAGCTCTAGAAGAAGCTTATTGAGTTTCAAAGACATAAGATTGAGTGGTTTCCATCTTGAAACAtgggaaaaaggaaacaaagaATTCCTTAACATAATCTCGATCACCAAAGGCAATAAGAAGATCCTAGAGACCATACCTGCAATGTCTACTGGTCTATACTATGCAAATATCAGTATGATCGAGGCTAATGCCTCCGAGATATTCACTTTATGGCATAACCGCCTTGGCCATCCCGAAACAAGTATGCTGCGAAAACTGATAATGAATTCACAAGGGCACACGTTCAAAAGAGTTGTCCCATATAATCTCACATGTGCAGCATGTGCACAAGGGAAACTCATAACTAGGCCATCACCAGCCAAAGTTAATAAAGAGACCTTACACTTTCTGGAAAGGATTCAAGGAGACATATGTGGACCAATACACCCACCTAGTGGGACATTTAGATACTTCATGGTCCTCATTGATGCATCGACCAGATGGTCGCATGTGTGTCTACTATCCACATATGTGGACCAATACACCCACCTTGGCCTTTGCACGCCTGCTTGCTCAGATAATAAGACTGAGAGCACACTTTCCAGATTTCCCTCTTAAGACTATACGTCTAGACAATACTGGTGAGTTCACGTCCCAGGTGTTTAATGAATACTGTATGGGGGTCAGTGTAGAACACTCCGTGGCACATGTACATACACAGAACGGCTTGGCCGAATCCTTCATTAAACGTATCCAGCTGATAGCCCGGCCATTACTAATGAAATCTAGACTCCCGGTATCAGCATGGGGACATGCGGTTTTACATGCAGCATAACTGATTCGCATCAGGCCATCTAGTGAGCATAGATATTCACCATCCCAATTACTTACGGGTCATGAACCAGACGTGTCCCACATCAAAACATTCGGATGTGCCGTCTACGTTCCAATTGCTCCACCACAGAGAACTAAGATGGGACAATAGAGGAGGATGGAAATATATGTAGGATATGACTCCCCAACTATTATAAAGTATCTTGAGCCGAAAACCGGTGATTTGTTTAAGGCCAGATACGC
This window encodes:
- the LOC103848957 gene encoding cysteine-rich receptor-like protein kinase 10, with translation MSSWATFFFLSFFSVFTCIKVSSQDLTLLYNFCPNTTTYSRNSTYYTNLKTLLASFSSPNSSYSTGFQSGKAGQAPDTVTGLFLCRGDVSQESCRNCVAFAVNESLTRCPNQSEAVLYYDECTLRYSHRNILSTLRTDGGYTLPNVNNIPRNQQDRFRDLVLATLNQAATKAVASSRKFDARKVNFTALQSLYGLVQCTPDLTGKDCLRCLQTSINQLPTERTGARLLLPSCGSRYELYPFYNESAVTTQTN
- the LOC103848956 gene encoding uncharacterized protein LOC103848956, which translates into the protein MSKIANRDYAALNLSGDNYLQWALDTNISLRSKGLGDTITKDNNENEKNRYRAISFIRHHLIEGLKDQYMTIENPLDLWNALQHRYDHQKTVLLPKARNDWMNLRFLDFKSVDEYNSALFKTVSILRLCGEEVTEEELLEKTYTTFHQSNMILQQQYRVKGFATYTDLISCLLLAEANNELLMKNSEARPVGTAALPEAHEVEKKDPKECNYAQDNRRSHGNVRSGYKRCGRDNYSNGRDNYSTGRKGNHNNCGRGSNYGRGRGSYGRGRGGISKPSYSTKSVCHRCGMDNRWAKNCRTPKHLCELYQESLKNKNPEAHMAHNSGYDADNESDFANDDLMDFETSDCLKD